A window of Castanea sativa cultivar Marrone di Chiusa Pesio chromosome 1, ASM4071231v1 contains these coding sequences:
- the LOC142633468 gene encoding AAA-ATPase ASD, mitochondrial-like, whose translation MMMMMGETWTQLGSAIASIMFLWAMLHQYFPQTLHDSILAYIHRLVNFLSPNIQIRFHEFSGEYFKRSEAYAAIKTYLSDKSSRKAKNLGAEVVEDSTQSVVLSMDENEEVTDEYKGVKLRWVSKKNVAPQQSISWYPNTEDNRYYKLTFHKSHREFVTGTYLPHVLQDGKAIKVRNRQRKLYTNNPSQNWEGYKARKWNHVAFEHPSTFDTLALESKKKEEIMNDLTKFSKGKEYYKKIGKAWKRGYLIYGPPGTGKSSMIAAMANHLEYDIYDLELAAVKDNTELWRLLIETTGKSIIVIEHIDCSLDLTGQRKKEKKKEKAEEAKDPISKMTKEEEEEGEERKSKVTLSGLLNFIDGLWSACGGERIVVFTTNFVEKLDPTLIRRVRMDKHIELSYCCFEAFKVLAKNYLDVDSHQLFATIGHLFEETNMTPADVAENLRPKSLNEDVETCLKNLIEALERAKEEARKKAEEEVRLKAEKEEKEKQEEEEEDVKDNESLSKEVKETVEVVKDDEALAKMLKENGVIV comes from the exons atgatgatgatgatgggggAGACATGGACTCAACTAGGCTCAGCGATTGCGAGCATCATGTTTCTTTGGGCCATGTTGCACCAATATTTCCCTCAAACTCTTCATGACTCTATCCTAGCTTATATTCACAGATTGGTGAATTTCTTGTCCCCCAATATCCAAATCAGGTTTCATGAATTTTCTGGCGAGTATTTCAAGCGCAGTGAAGCCTATGCTGCCATTAAAACATATCTCAGTGACAAGTCctccaggaaagctaaaaatcttGGAGCAGAAGTTGTGGAAGACAGTACTCAATCTGTAGTACTGAGCATGGATGAAAACGAAGAAGTTACAGATGAATATAAAGGGGTCAAGCTTCGGTGGGTTTCAAAGAAAAACGTGGCACCACAGCAGTCAATTTCATGGTACCCTAACACCGAGGACAATAGGTATTACAAGCTCACTTTCCATAAGTCTCACCGAGAATTTGTCACTGGAACTTACCTTCCTCATGTACTTCAAGATGGGAAGGCAATAAAGGTGAGAAATCGTCAAAGGAAGCTGTACACTAACAATCCCAGCCAGAATTGGGAAGGTTACAAAGCACGCAAATGGAACCATGTAGCTTTTGAGCACCCATCAACTTTTGATACTTTGGCCctggaatcaaagaaaaaggaagaaataatgaatgaccttactaagtttagcaaaggAAAAGAGTATTATAAGAAGATTGGCAAGGCCTGGAAGCGTGGCTATCTTATTTATGGTCCTCCTGGAACTGGTAAGTCTAGCATGATTGCTGCCATGGCCAACCACTTGGAGTATGATATCTATGATCTTGAATTGGCAGCGGTTAAGGACAACACAGAGCTGTGGAGGCTTTTGATTGAAACCACAGGTAAGTCGATCATTGTGATAGAACATATTGATTGCTCACTTGATCTTACGGGTCAacgaaagaaggaaaaaaagaaagagaaggctGAAGAAGCCAAGGATCCTATTagtaaaatgaccaaagaagaagaagaagaaggagaagaaagaaagagtaaagTCACTCTCTCTGGGTTGTTGAATTTTATAGATGGGCTATGGTCAGCTTGTGGGGGAGAGAGGATCGTTGTTTTCACCACTAATTTTGTGGAAAAGCTTGATCCAACTCTAATTAGGAGGGTACGCATGGACAAACATATAGAATTGTCCTATTGTTGCTTTGAAGCATTCAAGGTGCTTGCCAAGAATTATTTGGATGTTGATTCACACCAATTATTTGCGACTATTGGCCACTTGTTTGAGGAAACCAATATGACTCCTGCTGATGTTGCTGAGAACTTGAGGCCTAAGTCTCTGAATGAAGATGTTGAGACATGTTTGAAGAATTTGATTGAAGCTCTTGAGAGGGCCAAGGAGGAAGCTAGAAAGAAAGCTGAGGAAGAAGTTCGGTTAAAGGcggagaaagaagagaaagagaagcaaGAAG aagaagaagaagacgtgAAAGATAATGAGTCTTTGTCTAAAGAAGTGAAAGAGACTGTTGAAGTTGTGAAAGATGACGAGGCATTAGCTAAGATGTTGAAAGAAAATGGTGTCATCGTCTGA